The Vanessa cardui chromosome 27, ilVanCard2.1, whole genome shotgun sequence region actcatttgaaaataattccCAGGCGACAAAATCATTTGGCCTCGGTCACGTTACGGTACCAGAACAGGTTGAAGAACGAGATGACGATTTGGAATTCAATAACTATTTCCGAACGAATGTACTCCTACACATATTGGAATTTATTAAGAACGATCTAGAAGTTGATCTATTATTCGACGTCGCGTTATGGAGGTGTGAAAGGAAACGAGTGCATAATATCGTTCAGGAATTACGAAAGTGTGAAGATGTGGAGGAATTGGCGTATGATAACCCCATCGATACGGCAATAGCCGGCGATATTATAAGGCATAATATGTATCTGTTGGTCACTAAGAGCGCCGGGAAGGCACCCAATCGGTGagctgatttatttttgttagtatGATACATTTGTGAAGTCTATCTACCAGTTTGGGATAAGGTAGAGGAATTTGACCGAATAATCTAAGTTAGATAAGTTTAAATAGTAGAACCGCCAAGGtactcagtagatactctttcaaatatttaaaataagttatgttaGCTGAacacaattacatatgtatataatatgtcctgcttggaagtcaacaagtattggCACTAAGATGAAGACCATAGATTATCTAGATCTCGACCAATTATGTCAAttcatttcaaggtcaaatttgtttatatacatgtTCTTACTTTTCTCCTGTCCTCGGAAACGTCTTAACATTCAttactttgtataatataattaataacaatacttagattttaatatattgtattttatttcagacaATTATGTGTATTTAAAGATGCGCCTGCGCATATTTACCTCATAGTACCGGACGATCTGAAAGACGTGATAGTCGATGAGAAAAGCAAAAAGAAATACGTTAAAGTACCAAAAAAGGAATCTGACATCGAACAATTCACAAAGCAAGTGAAAGCCCTCGAAGTTAAAAACGACgaaataatatcaaatgaaCAAACAAAATCTGAAACAGATACCCCGAGATGCATACTCCGTAAATTGGTGGATTATTTCAAGGAATTCGCGGAAAACACGAATTATACAGAATATAGGTTATTAGGGCCGTTCGATAACGAGGAAGTTGATGCTATAAGGTTATTTTTCGAAATATGTTTAAAGAAAGAGACGGCACGATGTGAAGAAAGAGAGGAGTTATTGGAGGCGCTGAACAATGCTCTCTTGGAGTTTGAAGTTAAAGAAGATCGGGATCGACTTGTGTGAGTAGTACTTGTTATTTATGTGtggtacagtaacagcctgttaatatcccactgctgggctaagacctcctcacccactaaggagagggtttggatcatattccaccactctgttccaatgcgattggtgaaatgcacatgtggcaatgaaattagacacatgcaggtttcctcacaatgttttcctttaccgccgagcatgagatgaattgacacaatttaaacacatgaatatttagtggtccTGTAattctaatcactgggacatctcagctcttgtAAGTGTGGTTTGCCATGGGGATATATTTCTGCAGTGCCAATTTGTAAGGGCGATAATGGCCACTGTTACAAGATATTAGCAAGTAAAATGTGGTGGTGCAGTCAATTTGCGTCTCAATAATGGTTCCCTTTTAATGGCGATAAGAACTTATACATATGTGCTCATAATTGAGAGGTAATCTACTTAATAAGAGAAGCAAAGAAAAGAGACTTCAGCTTATTTAGCCCAGGTTAtggtattaaaaatttaatgttttttttttttccagaATATTCAAGCACGAAAGGACT contains the following coding sequences:
- the LOC124541236 gene encoding uncharacterized protein LOC124541236 isoform X1, whose protein sequence is MPKHRKNQKWKSRNQIDGFQIRYYDPEPFNYGQNFDYSQYYNDPIPLSSCVVKESQGNKNVAVNITPEDNNEIRTIKREDLYRNPEVQSYIHHNKFLSYKLSNLKNDMKYWRKEEMQLPSEVLEKGKSRKKNDKRKNEFEKKLNKMLAKPAEISKGKSMLEKMGWKGGGLGKDGAGMLEPIIPKATYATKSFGLGHVTVPEQVEERDDDLEFNNYFRTNVLLHILEFIKNDLEVDLLFDVALWRCERKRVHNIVQELRKCEDVEELAYDNPIDTAIAGDIIRHNMYLLVTKSAGKAPNRQLCVFKDAPAHIYLIVPDDLKDVIVDEKSKKKYVKVPKKESDIEQFTKQVKALEVKNDEIISNEQTKSETDTPRCILRKLVDYFKEFAENTNYTEYRLLGPFDNEEVDAIRLFFEICLKKETARCEEREELLEALNNALLEFEVKEDRDRLVIFKHERTHQLQPQEVMFV
- the LOC124541236 gene encoding uncharacterized protein LOC124541236 isoform X2, yielding MPKHRKNQKWKSRNQIDGFQIRYYDPEPFNYGQNFDYSQYYNDPIPLSSCVVKESQGNKNVAVNITPEDNNEIRTIKREDLYRNPEVQSYIHHNNYKLSNLKNDMKYWRKEEMQLPSEVLEKGKSRKKNDKRKNEFEKKLNKMLAKPAEISKGKSMLEKMGWKGGGLGKDGAGMLEPIIPKATYATKSFGLGHVTVPEQVEERDDDLEFNNYFRTNVLLHILEFIKNDLEVDLLFDVALWRCERKRVHNIVQELRKCEDVEELAYDNPIDTAIAGDIIRHNMYLLVTKSAGKAPNRQLCVFKDAPAHIYLIVPDDLKDVIVDEKSKKKYVKVPKKESDIEQFTKQVKALEVKNDEIISNEQTKSETDTPRCILRKLVDYFKEFAENTNYTEYRLLGPFDNEEVDAIRLFFEICLKKETARCEEREELLEALNNALLEFEVKEDRDRLVIFKHERTHQLQPQEVMFV